CATGCTTTCGAATCGCTGGCGAATGTCGGCAATCAGGCGCTCCACGGTGTGCCAGCCGCACTCGAGTTCTCTGGCGATGCTGGCGATCGACTCGCCCTCGGCGAGCATGGCGCAGACTCGCTGTTCGCGAGGCGACAACTCCGAGACCGCAGTGCGTACATCAACTTCCATTTCGTGCTTGGACTCGTACTCCGTGGGGATTCCGCCGCGCTGGCACATCTGTTGCTTGCGCTCGCGATCGCGGGCGCAGCGGCGCGCGGCCGATCGCACCTGGCGGTTCACGATCGTGGAGAGCACTGCATTGGGCTGGAGCGCCTCGCCTGACCGCACCGGGTCCGATTTGAACTTGGCTGTTTCGATGGCGATCTGCTGGGCGACATCATCGCGGCTGTGATTGTCCAGGCCCATGCGCCTTGCCCGTGCGTCGATCAGTCGCATCTGCCAATCGTCCATGACGCCGCGATACTCGTTGCTGCTCATTACCTGCTCCTGAAGTGAAGGGAATGTGGGTCACTGTCGGGAGCGATGGAAGACGCGAGTGCGGGGACACGTCTCGCGCGTCGGAGATGAGTTTGGGCGATCAGATGTGGGGCGGATGTGCGAGCGTGTGACGCACACGTGAGGGGTCAGGTGAGGCACACATGACGCTCATGTGTCGGACACATGAGTTTCCACGCAGCCCGCCGATCGGCGGCGAATCAGGTGCATGAACAGCGACAACCCCTGTGCCGCGAGCGCTACTGCGGCGGGGAGTCGCCATGTCGAATCAATCCATCCTCAACGCGCTGATCCATGAACCCGCTGAGGCGTATCACGCCCGCAGCGCCGAGCACGTCACGGCGCATCGGCTTGCTGACTTTCGGCGCTGCCCACTGCTCTTTCGCAAGAAGGAGCAGGGTCTCATTCCCGAGCGCGACTCAGCGGCGTATCTCGTCGGACGCGCCGCGCACGTGCTGATTCTCGAGGGACGGGACCGGTACGAGTCGCAGTTCGCCGTGGGCGGTCCCATGAACCCGCGCACCGGCCAGCCATTCGGCTCCAACACCAAGGCGTTTACCCAGTGGGCAGACCGCATTGGCAAACCCGTGCTCAGCGATGATCAGGCGGCGCTGATTGAGCAGATGGCCGCGAGCGTTCAGGGGCACCTGTTTGCACGTGAACTGCTTGCAGATGGCGTCGCTGAGGGTGTTCTGCGCGGTGAGTATGCCGGACTCCGATGCCAATCCCGGCTCGACTGGGTCAACCCGAAGCCCGGACGGGGCATCGTCGATCTCAAGACCACCGATTCGCTCGACACCTTCGAACTCGACATTACCGCGTTCGGCTACGTCGAGCAGATGGCGTTCTATCGCGCCATGTTCGAAGCGATGGCGACGGCCAGGCTGCCAGTCCACCTGATCGCCGTTGAAAAGCGTGAACCGTTCCGTTGCGGCGTCTGGCAGATCGCGCCGCGAGCGCTCGACGAGGCTCAAGCCGAGAACGAACGCGCCATGCAGGAACTGACGCGCTGCCGCGAGTCAGGGATCTGGCCCACGCGATTCGAATCGATCCGTCTCTACGAAACCACCAGCCCATCCTCGAGCGGGCGAGCCTCGCGCACCTCATCGACTCCCTCACCCATCGCAGGCTCGCCCGCTTCTTCTCAATACAAGACCAGCCATCTCTGAAAGGACCGCTATGACCGCGCTCAGCACGATTCAACGAGGACGAGCCCAACTCCCACGCCGGGTGCTTCTCTACGGCGTCCACGGTGTCGGCAAATCCACCTTTGGCGCGATGGCGGAGAAGCCGATCTTCATCCAGACCGAAGAAGGCGTGAACGATCTCGAAGTCGATCGATTCCCGCTGGCCGTCAAGTACGGCGATGTGCTCGATGCGCTGACCGCACTGTACTCCGAGGATCATGACTACCAGACGGTCGTGATCGATTCACTCGACTGGCTGGAGCGCCTCATCTGGGCGGAAGTCTGCGCCAAGCGCGGGGTCGAGTCGATCGAAGACATCGGCTACGCCAAGGGCTACGTCTTCGCGCTCACGCAGTGGCGTGAGGTGCTCTCGGGCCTCGATGCGCTCCGCAGTCAGCGCGGCATGCAGGTGATCGTCATCGCCCATGCCCAGATCGAAAAGTTCGCCAATCCCGAGACGGACAGTTACGACCGGTATGTCCCGCGGCTCCAGAAGCAGGCCTCGGCGCTGCTCCAGGGGTGGGCGGATGAAGTTCTGTTCGCCACCTACCAGGTCCACACGAAGACGACGAGCGAAGGCTTCGATCGCAAACGAACGCAGGGCATCGGCACGGGCGAACGGATCCTGCGCACCACTGAACGTCCGGCGCATGTGGCCAAGAACCGGCTGAATCTCCCTGATGAGTTCCCACTCGATTACCGCATCTATGCCGCCTTCGTCCGCGGCGAAACCCCGCCAACCAACGACCAAGA
This sequence is a window from Phycisphaerales bacterium. Protein-coding genes within it:
- a CDS encoding PD-(D/E)XK nuclease-like domain-containing protein, producing MSNQSILNALIHEPAEAYHARSAEHVTAHRLADFRRCPLLFRKKEQGLIPERDSAAYLVGRAAHVLILEGRDRYESQFAVGGPMNPRTGQPFGSNTKAFTQWADRIGKPVLSDDQAALIEQMAASVQGHLFARELLADGVAEGVLRGEYAGLRCQSRLDWVNPKPGRGIVDLKTTDSLDTFELDITAFGYVEQMAFYRAMFEAMATARLPVHLIAVEKREPFRCGVWQIAPRALDEAQAENERAMQELTRCRESGIWPTRFESIRLYETTSPSSSGRASRTSSTPSPIAGSPASSQYKTSHL
- a CDS encoding ATP-binding protein, coding for MTALSTIQRGRAQLPRRVLLYGVHGVGKSTFGAMAEKPIFIQTEEGVNDLEVDRFPLAVKYGDVLDALTALYSEDHDYQTVVIDSLDWLERLIWAEVCAKRGVESIEDIGYAKGYVFALTQWREVLSGLDALRSQRGMQVIVIAHAQIEKFANPETDSYDRYVPRLQKQASALLQGWADEVLFATYQVHTKTTSEGFDRKRTQGIGTGERILRTTERPAHVAKNRLNLPDEFPLDYRIYAAFVRGETPPTNDQEPAQQGA